From one Idiomarina sp. X4 genomic stretch:
- a CDS encoding LolA family protein produces the protein MIRLLSLLLALVVSAWVGAAQETSQQALTMLSKQAQPLPLTVTFEQRKYLAGLPRALVSSGKITIKEDEILWQTQKPQTQTLKITEQGIFKGSEQTSATGSETIAELLLAILQQDQAVLSQQFSLSLDGNCVEMTPNSEVLVNVMQRILSCGEGRVERVELHEANGNKTEIDFAEAAQ, from the coding sequence ATGATCCGTTTGCTCAGTTTATTGTTGGCTTTGGTTGTCTCAGCATGGGTTGGGGCCGCACAGGAAACGTCGCAACAGGCACTGACAATGCTTTCGAAGCAGGCTCAACCGTTACCGCTGACGGTCACCTTCGAGCAACGAAAGTATCTGGCAGGCTTGCCGCGAGCACTGGTGAGTTCCGGCAAAATCACCATTAAGGAAGATGAAATTCTTTGGCAGACCCAAAAGCCACAAACGCAAACGTTAAAAATAACGGAACAGGGGATTTTTAAAGGCTCCGAGCAAACCTCGGCAACGGGCAGTGAAACCATTGCTGAGTTGTTGTTGGCGATTCTTCAGCAGGACCAAGCGGTGCTGAGCCAGCAGTTTAGCTTAAGTCTGGACGGAAACTGCGTAGAAATGACGCCGAACTCCGAGGTGCTGGTTAACGTCATGCAACGTATTTTGAGTTGTGGTGAGGGCCGGGTTGAACGTGTCGAGCTGCATGAAGCCAACGGTAATAAAACCGAAATCGATTTTGCTGAGGCGGCGCAGTGA
- a CDS encoding acyl-CoA thioesterase, which yields MKQASLTINVPFFDVDAMQVVWHGHYIKYIEMARSELLRTFDYDYPTMEANGHLWPIVDLRLKYVASATYGQDIRVTATLAEWEHRLKMNYEIRCVDTGELLTKATSVQVAVCKNTKEMLFESPDIVFEKLGVTRS from the coding sequence ATGAAACAAGCCAGCTTAACCATTAACGTGCCATTTTTTGACGTCGATGCTATGCAAGTAGTTTGGCACGGTCATTACATTAAATACATTGAAATGGCGCGTAGCGAGTTGCTGAGAACTTTCGACTACGATTATCCGACGATGGAAGCGAACGGGCACCTGTGGCCGATAGTCGACTTACGCCTGAAGTATGTTGCGTCGGCGACTTACGGTCAGGATATTCGCGTGACGGCAACACTCGCCGAGTGGGAGCACCGGCTGAAGATGAATTACGAAATTCGCTGTGTTGACACCGGTGAATTACTGACTAAGGCGACCAGTGTGCAAGTGGCTGTCTGTAAAAACACCAAAGAAATGCTGTTCGAGTCGCCGGACATTGTGTTTGAAAAGCTGGGGGTCACGCGCTCATGA
- a CDS encoding HAL/PAL/TAL family ammonia-lyase has product MTTSTVSFGEQPVTIKDIVALANKEAIATLSQAPEFVARIDAGVRFLDDLLEQDGVIYGVTTGYGDSCTVSVPESLVSELPIHLTRFHGCGLGDYFNEQETRAILAVRLASLTQGYSGVSWPLLERLVLMLNENMLPLIPKEGSVGASGDLTPLSYIAGALIGERDVRFKGAVMPSTEAFEALGVELHTLRPKEGLAIMNGTAVMTALACLAWDRADYLTRLSSRITALASIALDGNSNHFDELLFAVKPHKGQQQVAKWIRDDLNHHEHPRNSSRLQDRYSIRCAPHIIGVLKDALPWFKETIENELNSANDNPIIDGIGEHVLHGGHFYGGHIAMVMDSMKAAVANLADLHDRQMALLLDTKMNHDLPSNLSAAEGNRKAINHGFKAVQIGCSAWAAEALKLTMPASVFSRSTECHNQDKVSMGTIAARDCIRVLELTEQVTVATLLAAYQGSVLRERMAGKLRETGPELAAMRESLAADFELLVEDRPLEHELRSWLEKVRSKPWNLYGESA; this is encoded by the coding sequence ATGACGACATCAACGGTTTCTTTTGGCGAGCAGCCAGTCACCATAAAAGACATTGTAGCGCTTGCTAATAAAGAGGCGATAGCGACTCTGAGTCAGGCACCGGAGTTTGTTGCCCGAATTGACGCCGGTGTTCGTTTCCTCGATGACCTGTTAGAGCAAGATGGCGTCATTTATGGTGTGACGACCGGTTATGGTGACAGCTGCACGGTGTCCGTGCCTGAAAGTTTGGTGTCCGAACTGCCTATTCATTTAACGCGCTTCCATGGTTGCGGCTTGGGTGATTATTTCAACGAGCAGGAAACCCGCGCTATTTTAGCTGTGCGCCTTGCGTCTTTGACTCAGGGTTACTCAGGCGTCAGCTGGCCGCTGTTAGAGCGTCTGGTCTTGATGCTGAATGAGAACATGCTGCCGCTTATTCCAAAAGAGGGTAGTGTGGGAGCCAGTGGCGATTTAACGCCGCTGTCTTATATTGCCGGCGCTTTAATTGGCGAGAGGGATGTGCGTTTTAAAGGAGCGGTTATGCCAAGTACCGAAGCCTTTGAAGCACTCGGTGTTGAACTGCATACGCTGCGTCCTAAAGAGGGCCTGGCGATTATGAACGGCACGGCGGTGATGACGGCATTGGCATGTTTGGCCTGGGATCGTGCCGACTATTTAACCCGCCTGTCCAGTCGTATTACGGCGTTAGCCAGCATTGCGTTAGATGGTAACTCAAACCATTTTGACGAACTGCTGTTTGCCGTTAAGCCGCATAAAGGCCAGCAACAAGTCGCCAAGTGGATACGTGACGACTTGAATCATCATGAGCATCCGCGTAATTCATCCAGATTGCAGGATCGCTACTCCATTCGCTGTGCGCCGCATATTATTGGTGTGTTGAAAGACGCCTTGCCGTGGTTCAAAGAAACCATTGAAAACGAGCTGAACAGCGCTAACGATAACCCGATTATTGACGGCATTGGCGAGCATGTTTTGCATGGAGGTCATTTTTACGGCGGTCACATTGCGATGGTCATGGATTCGATGAAAGCGGCGGTAGCGAACTTAGCCGATTTGCACGACCGTCAAATGGCGTTGTTACTTGATACGAAAATGAATCATGACCTGCCATCGAATTTGTCGGCTGCAGAAGGCAACAGAAAAGCAATTAACCATGGCTTTAAGGCCGTGCAAATTGGTTGTTCTGCCTGGGCGGCGGAAGCATTGAAGTTGACCATGCCGGCGAGCGTATTCTCACGCTCGACTGAGTGTCATAATCAGGACAAAGTTAGTATGGGTACGATAGCTGCGCGTGACTGTATACGGGTACTGGAGTTAACGGAACAAGTGACCGTGGCGACCTTGCTGGCGGCTTATCAGGGCAGTGTTTTACGTGAACGTATGGCAGGGAAATTGCGTGAAACCGGGCCCGAGTTAGCGGCAATGCGAGAGTCGTTAGCTGCTGACTTTGAATTACTCGTGGAAGATAGGCCGCTGGAGCACGAGCTTAGATCCTGGCTGGAAAAAGTTCGCAGCAAACCATGGAACCTGTATGGGGAGTCCGCATGA
- a CDS encoding LpxL/LpxP family acyltransferase: MTDKHWAKTEERGSYWGILFVLRAYQYGGHWLMRLVLAPVITYFFLTGKASRRASCQFLKRVHEFAGAESPFTKPPGWRQSWYHFWQFGLHALEKIDAWVGKSPKYTVRNCGDTQFADLEKRPEGGLLIGSHLGNLEIARAMAGKKYSRRLNVLVFTQHAQSFNKALKAVNPKADVDLIQVTDIDMGLAIMLKERIDNGEYVVIVGDRTSVTAPQQSVSHDFLGLSAPFALGPWILASVLECPVYFLFCLKNPEDGNYDLYLNFACGQLKLPRKSRQEALQPVLKQYAEQLEQLAIRYPYQWFNFFDFWHKDSQ, from the coding sequence ATGACTGATAAGCACTGGGCAAAAACAGAAGAACGAGGCAGTTATTGGGGCATTTTGTTTGTCCTGAGAGCTTATCAGTATGGCGGACATTGGCTGATGCGTTTGGTGTTGGCACCGGTCATTACCTATTTCTTTTTAACGGGTAAAGCATCGCGGCGAGCGTCGTGCCAGTTTTTAAAGCGAGTCCATGAATTTGCGGGCGCCGAGAGCCCGTTTACCAAGCCGCCGGGTTGGCGGCAAAGCTGGTATCATTTTTGGCAGTTTGGCTTGCACGCCTTAGAAAAAATCGATGCCTGGGTCGGTAAGTCACCAAAGTATACCGTACGAAATTGTGGCGATACGCAGTTCGCAGATCTGGAAAAAAGACCGGAAGGTGGACTACTGATAGGTAGCCATTTAGGCAACTTAGAGATTGCTCGGGCAATGGCTGGTAAAAAATACAGTCGACGCTTGAATGTGCTGGTGTTCACCCAGCATGCTCAGTCGTTCAACAAAGCATTAAAAGCCGTTAACCCGAAGGCGGATGTTGACCTGATTCAGGTCACTGACATTGATATGGGGCTGGCCATTATGCTTAAGGAGCGTATCGATAACGGCGAGTATGTCGTTATTGTTGGTGACAGAACCTCGGTAACGGCGCCTCAGCAGTCAGTGAGCCATGACTTTTTGGGGCTGTCAGCGCCCTTTGCTTTGGGGCCGTGGATATTAGCGAGCGTGTTAGAATGCCCCGTGTACTTTTTATTCTGTTTGAAGAATCCGGAAGACGGCAACTACGATCTGTATTTAAATTTCGCTTGTGGGCAGTTAAAGCTTCCGAGAAAAAGTCGGCAAGAGGCCCTGCAACCGGTGCTGAAGCAATACGCCGAGCAATTAGAGCAACTCGCTATTCGCTACCCATACCAGTGGTTTAATTTTTTTGATTTTTGGCATAAGGACAGTCAGTAG